One part of the Mariniflexile litorale genome encodes these proteins:
- a CDS encoding mechanosensitive ion channel domain-containing protein, whose amino-acid sequence MFLDYQNKLIITGFVLLSLLLIRYITNFTITKIARKNEINEARIRLIRRYVTITLFLIALLIEAFVFGTRLEDLAVIFSSVFAVIGIGLFAIWSILSNVTSGIIMFFSFPYKVGDKIQIHDSDFPIEAIIEDIGAFQLHLRLNNGNLVTYPNNLMLQKAVTLIKKDAIDDGVDFI is encoded by the coding sequence ATGTTTTTAGATTATCAAAATAAACTTATAATTACAGGATTTGTTCTTTTATCATTATTATTAATTAGATACATTACAAATTTTACTATTACCAAAATAGCCAGAAAGAATGAGATAAATGAGGCTAGAATAAGACTCATTCGTCGATACGTAACTATTACTTTGTTTTTAATTGCATTACTTATAGAAGCTTTTGTTTTTGGCACTAGACTTGAAGATTTAGCCGTTATTTTTTCTTCAGTGTTTGCTGTTATAGGTATCGGATTGTTTGCTATTTGGTCTATTTTAAGCAATGTAACTTCTGGAATTATTATGTTTTTCTCATTTCCGTATAAAGTTGGAGATAAGATACAAATTCACGATAGTGATTTTCCTATAGAAGCGATTATTGAAGATATTGGAGCCTTTCAATTACACCTGCGCTTAAACAATGGCAACCTTGTTACCTATCCAAATAATCTGATGCTACAAAAAGCAGTGACACTTATTAAAAAAGATGCTATAGATGATGGTGTAGATTTTATCTAA
- a CDS encoding sodium:solute symporter translates to MQILSLIDWVVLSATLLAIVIYGTWQTRGSQNVQDYLKGGNTSKWWTIGLSVMATQASAITFLSTPGQAFNDGMGFVQFYFGLPIAMVVICMVFIPLYHRLNVYTAYEFLENRFDLKTRTLTAILFLIQRGLAAGITIFAPAIILSVVLGWDLLTLNIIIGVLVIIYTVSGGTRAVNVTQKHQMVVIFIGMLIAFFLIVDKLPQDITFSKALSIAGASGKMEILDFSFNLNNRYTFWSGVIGGTFLMLSYFGTDQSQVQRYLSGKSVKEMQLGLIFNGLLKVPMQFFILLVGVMVFVFYQFNEAPINFNPTATELVLNSEFSEEFIKLQKEQKTVFNDKQKHIQSFITSQSIKDSKSISIANAAHDSIRNKARLLIDKASENKNIKVESNDKDYVFIHFILNNLPRGLIGLLLAVILSAAMSSTSSELNALGSTTTIDLYKRNTSEKTEEHMVKASKWFTFAWGIMAIGVACVANLAENLIQLVNIIGSIFYGNVLGIFLLAFFFKFVKGQAVFIAALITQIIVIGLFLLNEYEVINLPFLWLNFVGCAIVIAIACLLQLINKNDRTITA, encoded by the coding sequence ATGCAAATACTAAGCTTAATAGATTGGGTTGTTTTAAGTGCCACCTTACTTGCTATTGTTATTTATGGTACTTGGCAAACCAGAGGCAGTCAAAATGTTCAAGATTACTTAAAAGGTGGTAATACGTCTAAATGGTGGACCATTGGTTTATCGGTTATGGCAACACAAGCAAGTGCTATTACCTTTCTTTCAACACCAGGACAAGCTTTTAACGATGGTATGGGTTTTGTCCAATTTTATTTTGGGTTACCTATTGCCATGGTGGTTATATGTATGGTTTTTATCCCGTTGTACCACCGACTGAATGTTTATACTGCTTATGAATTTTTAGAAAACCGTTTCGATTTAAAAACCAGAACCCTAACTGCTATCCTGTTTTTAATACAACGAGGATTGGCTGCTGGTATTACTATTTTTGCGCCCGCCATTATTTTATCGGTTGTATTGGGTTGGGATTTACTAACCCTAAATATTATAATAGGCGTTTTAGTAATTATTTATACCGTTTCAGGGGGTACACGTGCCGTGAACGTAACTCAAAAACACCAAATGGTGGTTATTTTTATTGGCATGCTCATTGCCTTCTTTTTAATAGTTGATAAGCTTCCACAGGATATTACCTTTAGTAAAGCGTTAAGTATAGCTGGAGCTAGTGGTAAGATGGAGATTTTAGATTTTTCATTCAATTTAAATAATCGTTACACCTTTTGGAGTGGTGTTATTGGTGGTACATTTTTAATGCTATCTTATTTTGGGACTGACCAAAGTCAGGTTCAACGTTATTTATCTGGAAAGTCTGTTAAAGAAATGCAATTGGGTTTAATTTTTAACGGATTATTGAAAGTGCCCATGCAATTTTTCATTTTACTTGTGGGTGTTATGGTGTTTGTGTTTTATCAATTTAATGAAGCACCAATCAATTTTAATCCTACAGCAACGGAGCTTGTTTTAAATTCTGAATTTTCAGAAGAATTTATAAAGCTTCAAAAAGAACAAAAAACCGTTTTTAATGATAAACAAAAACATATTCAATCGTTTATTACTTCTCAAAGCATAAAAGATTCAAAAAGCATATCGATAGCGAATGCTGCACACGATTCTATTAGAAACAAAGCTCGTTTATTGATTGATAAAGCTTCAGAAAATAAAAACATTAAAGTTGAAAGCAATGATAAAGATTATGTATTTATTCATTTTATATTGAATAATTTACCGCGTGGCCTAATAGGCTTGCTTCTAGCTGTTATTTTAAGTGCTGCCATGTCTAGTACTTCCAGCGAATTAAATGCTTTGGGCTCTACTACCACCATCGATTTATACAAACGAAACACGAGTGAAAAAACAGAAGAACACATGGTAAAAGCTTCTAAGTGGTTTACTTTTGCTTGGGGAATCATGGCTATTGGCGTAGCTTGCGTTGCAAATCTTGCCGAAAACTTAATACAGTTAGTAAACATTATAGGTTCCATTTTTTACGGCAATGTATTAGGTATCTTTCTTTTAGCTTTTTTCTTTAAATTTGTAAAAGGACAGGCTGTTTTTATAGCTGCTTTAATAACTCAAATTATTGTAATTGGATTATTCCTACTTAATGAATATGAGGTTATAAATCTGCCATTTTTATGGCTAAATTTTGTGGGATGTGCTATTGTTATAGCCATTGCATGCTTGCTTCAACTAATTAATAAAAATGACAGAACAATCACCGCTTAA
- a CDS encoding Gfo/Idh/MocA family oxidoreductase, translated as MTEQSPLKKIKWGIIGLGRIANSFATDLLTINDAELYAVASRNQEKANDFAEKYGAKKAYDNYESLAKDPNIDAVYIATPHALHKENAIMCLENGIAVLGEKPFAMNANEVDAMIAKAKEKNVLLMEALWTYFLPHYQFVLKELKNKTYGEIIKIESDFGFQRPYNTETRLFNKSMGGGSLLDIGIYPIFASLSTLGLPKNIEASATFFENGTDSSCHMLFNYNNNVKAHLKSSLLEVLPTQAIFYCEKGIIKINTQFHCPTTVTLIIDGHEKTLDFDYNTIGYNFETIHFNNLLREGKTESDIMTFEFSKQLIKTLDHVRNLIGLKY; from the coding sequence ATGACAGAACAATCACCGCTTAAAAAAATCAAATGGGGCATTATTGGTTTGGGAAGAATAGCCAACAGTTTTGCTACCGATCTTTTAACTATAAACGATGCAGAACTTTACGCAGTAGCTTCTCGTAATCAAGAAAAAGCCAATGATTTTGCCGAAAAATATGGTGCAAAAAAAGCATATGATAATTACGAATCCTTAGCTAAAGACCCAAATATTGATGCGGTTTATATTGCAACACCACATGCGCTACACAAAGAAAATGCGATCATGTGTTTAGAAAATGGTATTGCAGTTCTAGGAGAAAAACCTTTTGCTATGAATGCCAATGAAGTGGATGCCATGATTGCAAAGGCTAAAGAAAAAAATGTGCTACTTATGGAGGCACTTTGGACTTATTTTTTACCACATTATCAATTTGTTTTAAAGGAGTTGAAAAACAAAACTTATGGCGAAATCATTAAAATTGAAAGTGACTTTGGGTTTCAACGTCCATACAATACTGAAACCAGACTTTTTAATAAATCTATGGGTGGCGGAAGCTTGTTAGATATTGGCATCTACCCTATTTTTGCATCACTTTCCACTTTAGGTTTACCTAAAAATATAGAAGCATCTGCTACCTTTTTTGAAAATGGCACCGACTCATCATGCCACATGCTTTTTAATTATAATAACAACGTAAAAGCACATTTAAAAAGTTCGCTTTTAGAAGTTTTACCAACACAAGCCATTTTTTATTGTGAAAAAGGGATTATAAAAATTAACACTCAATTTCATTGCCCAACTACTGTAACATTAATTATCGATGGTCATGAAAAAACTTTAGATTTTGATTATAATACTATTGGTTATAATTTTGAAACCATTCACTTTAACAACTTACTTAGAGAAGGCAAAACAGAAAGTGACATTATGACTTTTGAATTTAGTAAGCAACTTATAAAAACACTTGATCATGTTAGAAACCTTATTGGACTAAAATATTAA
- a CDS encoding group III truncated hemoglobin: MKKDIKTRDDVYLLVSSFYVKVRKHVILGPFFNDVIKDWDVHLENLTSFWEASLFLKTKYLGNPLETHVKVDSENNNSITELHFGLWLNLWFETIDELFEGDYANNAKQRARKMGTFLYLKIFEARHNQ, encoded by the coding sequence ATGAAAAAGGATATTAAAACCAGAGATGATGTTTATTTATTAGTATCGTCATTTTATGTAAAAGTTAGAAAGCACGTTATTTTAGGTCCGTTTTTTAATGATGTTATAAAAGATTGGGATGTACATTTAGAAAACTTGACTTCTTTTTGGGAAGCGAGTTTGTTTTTGAAAACCAAATACTTAGGTAATCCGTTAGAAACACATGTAAAAGTAGATAGTGAAAATAATAACAGTATTACTGAATTGCATTTTGGTTTGTGGTTAAATCTTTGGTTTGAAACCATTGACGAACTTTTTGAAGGAGACTATGCTAATAATGCTAAACAGCGTGCTCGTAAAATGGGAACATTTTTATATTTAAAAATTTTTGAAGCAAGGCATAATCAATAG
- a CDS encoding PIG-L family deacetylase produces the protein MQRVLLTFILSFLTFTFSHAQSPTTPSSSEIFESIQKLNFLGSVLYIAAHPDDENTRLISYMSNHVKAKTTYLSLTRGDGGQNLIGPEIRELLGVIRTQELLAARRVDGGEQRFTRANDFGYSKEPEETLAIWNKEAVLSDVVLAIRTLKPDIIINRFDHRTPGTTHGHHTSSAMLSFDAFDLAANKSAFPDLLKQAGVWQPKRLFFNTNSWFYRSQEDFDKADKSNMLSFDIGTYYPLKGMSNNEIASLASSQHLCQGFGRLAQRGTQKEYIEFLKGDPLVNKENIFDGIDTSWNRVKGGKAIGDILYAIETDFNFKDPSVHIAQLIEAYKLLQNIEDKHWKTQKTNELKSIIEMCAGLYLEASAEIPTSSLNQTIKVNIEALNRSNQDIVLESIMKWDGKTITKNLELKNNDSEKFETEYYISTEEKYTSPYWLDKKGTLGMYEVENTALIGLPETPRTIVINFNLKINNTAITFSKPVVYRYAKPDKGELYRPFEIIPEASAKISEKVIIFNNDNQRDISVIVKAGRDHLEGFIEINHPKDWNVFPEKQKVSITHKGEEQTLTFTVIPPKNQSEGYINPIVHINDKSYTKELIEINYEHIPFQTVLLPSESKMVRLDIKKKGEKIAYIAGAGDVVPESLQQIGYNVITIKPDDINPETLSKFDAVVVGIRAYNTVENLEFKQPFLFDFVANGGNMIVQYNTSRGLKIDNIAPYDLKLSRDRVTDENAEVRFLSPNHAILNYPNKITQKDFEGWTQERGLYFPDSWSKDFTPILSMNDKNETPKDGSLLVAKHGKGYYIYTGLSFFREFPEGVSGAYRLFANMLSIGKEDLKLESKLNN, from the coding sequence ATGCAAAGAGTTCTACTTACTTTTATATTATCATTTTTAACTTTTACATTTTCACACGCCCAAAGCCCCACAACACCTTCATCTTCAGAGATTTTTGAATCTATTCAAAAGCTTAACTTTTTAGGGTCTGTGTTATACATTGCGGCGCACCCAGACGATGAAAACACCCGTTTAATTTCATACATGTCAAACCATGTAAAAGCCAAAACAACTTACTTATCACTAACGCGAGGTGATGGCGGACAAAACCTTATTGGTCCTGAAATAAGAGAACTTTTAGGCGTTATTAGAACCCAAGAATTATTAGCCGCAAGACGTGTAGATGGAGGCGAACAACGATTCACCCGAGCAAACGATTTTGGTTATTCTAAAGAACCCGAAGAAACTTTAGCTATTTGGAATAAAGAAGCTGTTTTAAGTGATGTGGTTTTAGCCATTCGTACACTTAAACCAGATATTATTATTAACCGATTTGACCATAGAACACCAGGAACCACACACGGACATCATACGAGTTCTGCCATGTTAAGTTTTGATGCTTTTGATTTGGCTGCAAATAAATCGGCATTTCCAGATTTACTAAAACAAGCTGGTGTTTGGCAACCAAAACGGTTGTTTTTTAATACAAACTCTTGGTTTTATAGAAGTCAGGAAGACTTTGACAAAGCGGACAAAAGCAACATGCTAAGTTTTGATATTGGTACCTATTATCCATTAAAAGGAATGTCAAATAACGAAATAGCTTCTTTGGCCAGCAGTCAACATTTATGTCAAGGTTTCGGACGTTTAGCTCAACGTGGCACTCAAAAAGAATACATCGAGTTTTTAAAAGGAGATCCATTAGTGAATAAGGAAAATATATTTGATGGTATTGATACATCATGGAATCGCGTTAAAGGCGGCAAAGCTATTGGTGATATTCTATATGCCATTGAAACTGATTTCAACTTTAAAGACCCATCTGTTCATATAGCACAATTAATAGAAGCCTATAAATTACTCCAAAACATCGAAGACAAACATTGGAAAACTCAAAAAACCAATGAGTTAAAATCGATTATTGAAATGTGTGCTGGTTTATATTTAGAAGCCTCAGCAGAAATACCAACAAGCAGCTTAAATCAAACTATAAAAGTTAATATAGAGGCTTTAAATAGAAGCAATCAAGATATTGTTTTAGAAAGTATTATGAAATGGGATGGAAAAACAATTACAAAAAATTTAGAATTAAAAAATAACGATTCTGAAAAATTTGAAACCGAATACTATATTTCAACTGAAGAAAAATATACATCACCATATTGGCTAGATAAAAAAGGCACATTAGGTATGTACGAAGTTGAGAACACGGCATTAATTGGGTTACCCGAAACACCCAGAACCATCGTAATAAATTTCAATTTAAAAATAAATAACACTGCTATTACTTTCAGTAAACCTGTTGTATATCGCTATGCAAAACCAGATAAAGGTGAATTGTACCGTCCTTTTGAAATCATTCCAGAAGCTTCAGCTAAAATTTCAGAAAAAGTCATCATTTTCAACAATGATAATCAACGTGATATTAGTGTGATTGTAAAAGCAGGTCGTGATCATTTAGAAGGTTTTATTGAAATTAACCATCCAAAAGATTGGAACGTATTTCCTGAAAAACAAAAAGTAAGCATAACACATAAAGGTGAAGAACAAACACTCACATTTACAGTTATACCTCCTAAAAATCAAAGTGAAGGTTATATAAATCCAATTGTTCATATAAACGATAAAAGTTACACTAAAGAACTTATAGAGATCAATTACGAACACATTCCGTTCCAAACGGTATTGTTACCAAGCGAAAGCAAAATGGTACGTTTAGATATTAAAAAGAAAGGTGAAAAGATAGCCTATATAGCTGGAGCAGGTGATGTTGTTCCAGAAAGTCTACAACAAATTGGTTATAACGTTATAACTATAAAACCCGATGATATAAACCCGGAAACTTTAAGTAAGTTTGATGCGGTAGTTGTGGGTATAAGAGCTTACAATACGGTTGAAAATCTAGAGTTCAAACAACCCTTTTTGTTTGACTTTGTTGCCAATGGCGGAAACATGATTGTACAATACAATACCAGTAGAGGTTTAAAAATAGATAATATAGCTCCATACGATTTAAAATTATCGAGAGACAGAGTTACCGATGAGAATGCAGAAGTTCGTTTTTTAAGTCCGAATCACGCCATTTTAAACTATCCAAATAAGATAACCCAAAAAGATTTTGAAGGTTGGACGCAAGAGCGCGGTTTGTATTTTCCTGATTCTTGGTCTAAAGACTTCACTCCTATTTTATCTATGAATGATAAAAATGAAACACCTAAAGATGGTAGCTTATTGGTTGCAAAACATGGAAAAGGCTATTATATTTATACGGGTTTAAGCTTTTTTAGAGAATTTCCTGAAGGTGTTTCAGGTGCGTATAGATTATTCGCCAACATGCTTTCTATTGGTAAAGAAGATTTAAAGTTAGAATCCAAATTAAACAATTAG
- a CDS encoding HAD-IIIA family hydrolase: MEEKSYKEYLNHITTFIFDVDGVLTDGTVLVTTSGELLRSMGVKDGYALKCAVNAGYNVAIISAGTNEGVKLRLEGLGIKDVFLGAHDKIKQFETYIKTNNIKSENILYMGDDIADYPVMKIVGLPSCPQDAIPEIKGISKYISHKKGGEGAARDVIEQVLKVQGKWFI; encoded by the coding sequence ATGGAAGAAAAAAGTTATAAAGAATATTTAAATCATATTACCACGTTTATTTTTGATGTAGATGGTGTGTTAACCGATGGTACCGTTTTAGTAACAACATCGGGCGAATTATTAAGAAGCATGGGGGTTAAAGATGGCTATGCCTTAAAATGTGCTGTAAATGCAGGATATAATGTGGCTATAATTTCTGCAGGAACCAACGAGGGTGTTAAACTACGTTTAGAAGGTTTGGGCATTAAAGATGTATTTCTTGGTGCACACGATAAGATAAAACAATTCGAAACTTACATAAAAACGAATAACATAAAGTCAGAAAACATACTTTATATGGGTGATGATATTGCTGATTATCCTGTAATGAAAATAGTTGGATTACCTAGTTGTCCGCAAGATGCCATTCCTGAAATTAAAGGAATTTCTAAATATATATCACATAAAAAAGGAGGCGAAGGTGCTGCCAGAGATGTTATTGAGCAGGTTTTAAAAGTACAAGGGAAATGGTTCATTTAA
- a CDS encoding DUF2520 domain-containing protein, protein MISVVILGAGNVATHLFKAFNKTEKVSVVQWYNRSIDIIKPYKNEIDTIDDLTQLKDADLYILAVSDDAIKSLSSQLPFENRLVVHTSGAAGIYDIDKKHKRGVFYPLQTFSKTAPIDFSNVPICIEALENQDYQVLKKLAKTVGSPTKKVNTDQRKVLHLAAVFVNNFTNQLYRVAHEITESEGAEFDLLKPLILETAKKAQDVSPYMAQTGPAKRNDKKTLKKHLKLLQDQHHKDIYNLLTTSIQRTHGRKKL, encoded by the coding sequence ATGATTTCAGTAGTGATTCTCGGCGCAGGCAATGTTGCCACACATTTATTTAAAGCTTTTAATAAAACAGAAAAAGTATCTGTTGTCCAATGGTATAATAGAAGTATTGACATTATCAAACCTTATAAAAATGAGATAGATACCATTGACGACTTAACTCAACTTAAAGACGCCGATTTATATATTTTAGCCGTTAGTGATGATGCTATTAAATCACTTTCATCACAACTCCCTTTTGAAAATAGATTGGTTGTACACACCTCTGGCGCAGCTGGAATTTACGACATTGACAAAAAACATAAACGTGGTGTTTTCTATCCGTTACAAACCTTTAGCAAAACAGCCCCTATCGATTTTTCAAACGTGCCTATTTGTATTGAAGCACTAGAAAATCAAGATTATCAAGTTTTAAAAAAATTAGCCAAAACTGTTGGAAGCCCTACTAAAAAAGTAAATACCGACCAACGTAAAGTATTGCATCTTGCAGCTGTTTTTGTAAATAACTTTACAAATCAACTTTACAGAGTAGCGCACGAAATAACAGAAAGTGAAGGTGCTGAATTCGACCTTTTAAAACCACTCATTCTAGAAACCGCCAAAAAAGCACAAGACGTATCGCCATATATGGCGCAAACAGGTCCTGCAAAACGCAACGATAAAAAAACCTTAAAAAAGCATTTAAAACTTTTACAGGATCAACATCATAAAGATATTTACAACCTATTAACAACCTCAATACAACGCACTCATGGAAGAAAAAAGTTATAA
- the corA gene encoding magnesium/cobalt transporter CorA → MSKNRIKKQYKKLGKSPGSMIYTGEKSTKKLFIEVFDYNVEKCIEKELATIEDAFNFKLSDSVTWININGLNHVEDIEKLGTHYNLHPLVLEDIVSISQRPKIDEYDDYLFVVLKMLYIDKNDTITSEQVSFVLGKGYVLSFQESEGDVFDAVRERIRQGKGRARTLQADYLLYILMDAIVDHYFTIIEALGDKIEDFEDCIFSGQVSKTINKDIQDLKREILRVRRAIFPLREVINRIEKHESPLILKKTKTFYRDIYDHIIQVSENIDIYREMIWGLMDMYMTTISNKMNEVMKVLTIMASIFIPLTFIAGVYGMNFDNIPELHYEYAYPVFWGSMVIIFLGMLYYFKRKKWL, encoded by the coding sequence ATGTCTAAAAACAGAATTAAAAAGCAATACAAAAAATTAGGAAAGTCGCCCGGTAGTATGATTTATACTGGTGAAAAATCAACTAAAAAATTATTTATTGAAGTTTTTGATTATAACGTTGAAAAATGTATCGAAAAAGAACTGGCTACCATTGAAGATGCTTTCAACTTTAAACTTTCAGATTCTGTAACATGGATTAATATTAATGGCTTAAACCATGTTGAAGACATTGAAAAATTAGGCACGCACTATAATTTACATCCACTTGTTTTAGAAGATATTGTTAGTATTTCTCAGCGTCCAAAAATAGACGAATATGATGACTACCTATTTGTTGTTCTAAAAATGCTTTATATAGATAAAAATGACACTATTACTTCGGAACAAGTTAGTTTTGTATTAGGAAAGGGTTATGTATTATCGTTTCAAGAATCTGAGGGCGATGTATTTGATGCTGTTAGAGAGCGCATCAGACAAGGAAAAGGCAGAGCACGAACCTTACAAGCCGATTATTTACTTTACATCTTGATGGATGCCATTGTAGACCATTATTTTACCATTATTGAAGCGTTAGGAGATAAAATTGAAGATTTTGAAGATTGTATTTTTTCAGGACAAGTAAGTAAAACCATCAATAAAGATATTCAAGATTTAAAAAGAGAAATACTTCGAGTACGACGCGCCATTTTTCCGCTTCGTGAAGTTATTAATCGTATTGAAAAACACGAAAGCCCACTTATTCTTAAAAAAACAAAAACCTTTTACCGCGATATTTACGACCACATAATACAAGTATCTGAAAACATAGATATTTACCGCGAAATGATTTGGGGTTTAATGGATATGTACATGACCACCATTAGCAATAAAATGAATGAAGTGATGAAAGTGCTTACCATTATGGCATCTATTTTTATTCCATTAACCTTTATTGCAGGCGTATATGGAATGAATTTCGACAATATCCCAGAATTACATTATGAATATGCATACCCTGTTTTTTGGGGCAGTATGGTTATTATATTTTTAGGTATGCTTTATTATTTTAAACGGAAGAAGTGGCTTTGA
- a CDS encoding Maf-like protein has product MLNEKIKDYHIILASGSPRRQEFFKTLGLDFEIRLKPIAEEYPTRLRHFEISDYLAQLKALPFKNELKEKDILITSDTIVWHNNKALGKPRNETEAFQMIKSLSNTTHEVITSVCFTTKTFEKTLNAVTKVTFKDLSDDEVLYYITIFKPFDKAGAYGIQEWIGLIGVTKIEGSYFNVMGLPTHIVYQTLNNIVNVN; this is encoded by the coding sequence ATGTTAAACGAAAAAATAAAAGATTACCATATTATCTTAGCTTCCGGCTCTCCAAGAAGACAGGAATTCTTTAAAACATTAGGGTTAGATTTTGAAATTCGATTAAAACCGATAGCTGAAGAATATCCAACTCGTTTAAGGCATTTTGAAATAAGCGATTACTTAGCTCAACTCAAAGCTTTACCCTTTAAAAATGAATTAAAAGAAAAAGATATCTTAATTACTAGCGACACCATTGTATGGCACAACAACAAAGCTTTAGGGAAACCTAGAAATGAAACGGAGGCTTTTCAAATGATTAAATCGTTAAGCAACACAACACACGAAGTCATAACATCCGTTTGCTTTACAACAAAAACTTTTGAAAAAACATTAAATGCAGTTACAAAAGTTACTTTTAAAGATTTATCTGATGATGAAGTTTTATACTATATAACTATTTTCAAACCATTCGATAAAGCGGGTGCTTACGGCATCCAAGAATGGATTGGACTTATTGGCGTTACGAAAATTGAAGGCTCTTATTTTAATGTTATGGGCTTGCCCACTCATATAGTTTACCAAACATTAAATAACATCGTTAATGTTAACTAA
- a CDS encoding geranylgeranylglycerol-phosphate geranylgeranyltransferase, whose amino-acid sequence MNIINLIRWKNLLMIAIVQLLIKYALLEPFGVPTSLNTLGIVLLILATICIAAAGNIINDIYDIETDFINKPDKIIVGKSISEKTAYNLFIIFNVVGVSIGFYLSHMVDRNAFFSLFVIISALLYVYATYLKQTLLIGNIVISVLVALSLIIVGIFELLPATISFNQQTQLTFFKIIFDYAVFAFIINLLREITKDLEDINGDYKAGMNTLPIAIGTKRATKVLFTLSFVPLFIVGSYVVNSLYKNQIAVLYFLIFIIAPLIYITIKLFNASTKKDFHHISNMLKLVMLFGMLSLLLYKYILL is encoded by the coding sequence TTGAACATCATAAACCTCATCCGCTGGAAAAATTTATTAATGATTGCTATTGTGCAATTACTTATTAAATATGCCCTTTTAGAACCTTTCGGCGTTCCAACAAGTTTGAACACTTTAGGAATAGTTTTATTAATATTAGCAACCATTTGCATCGCTGCTGCGGGTAATATTATTAATGACATTTATGATATTGAAACCGATTTTATTAATAAACCAGATAAAATTATTGTTGGAAAATCTATTTCAGAAAAAACAGCATATAACTTATTTATTATTTTTAATGTAGTTGGAGTTAGCATCGGGTTTTATTTATCGCATATGGTAGATAGAAATGCTTTTTTCTCGTTATTCGTTATCATTTCAGCATTACTTTATGTGTATGCTACTTATTTAAAGCAAACACTTTTAATTGGCAATATTGTTATTTCGGTTTTAGTCGCTTTATCACTCATCATCGTGGGCATTTTTGAGTTACTACCCGCAACAATAAGCTTCAACCAGCAAACACAATTAACTTTTTTTAAAATTATTTTCGATTATGCTGTATTTGCATTCATTATTAATTTACTTCGAGAAATAACCAAAGATCTTGAAGATATAAATGGCGATTATAAAGCTGGTATGAACACCTTGCCTATTGCTATTGGTACCAAACGGGCAACTAAAGTATTATTTACATTATCTTTCGTCCCTTTATTTATTGTGGGTTCTTATGTTGTTAACTCGCTTTATAAAAACCAAATAGCAGTTTTATACTTTTTAATCTTTATAATAGCTCCGTTAATTTATATTACCATCAAGCTTTTTAATGCCTCCACAAAAAAAGATTTTCATCATATTAGCAACATGCTAAAATTAGTGATGCTTTTTGGAATGCTTTCGTTACTTTTATACAAGTATATTTTATTATAA